The Fibrobacter succinogenes genome has a window encoding:
- a CDS encoding Fic family protein yields MLYIHQFPDWTRFHFDSPKVLQALGQTRLEEGKLIGIMQICGLKDIEAKLLAEDIVANYAIDGYTLDSANTLAEVELKSKGSQNYIKNYLGAIQNASQPLTEERLFNWHSAMGQNKVLKFREVPNEVQTTIDEKQLHFVGPNPERLQSEMENFLSWFESANIDGVIKAAIAHFWFITIRPFADANGRLARAITAMQLARTENTTHCQYALNKQINIHKSDYFKILARTQAASGDLTEWILWFLQMMRNAIKDSEQLFASEISRIQFRSAHANDTFSAREQQLLDEIMAGRLAQPFTAKEAAALFNASHDTALREIQSLMDKGILETNKKGGRSMRYRLVDNHP; encoded by the coding sequence ATGCTTTACATCCACCAATTCCCAGACTGGACGCGGTTCCACTTCGATTCTCCCAAGGTGCTCCAAGCGCTTGGGCAGACACGCCTTGAAGAAGGCAAGCTCATCGGAATTATGCAAATCTGCGGATTGAAGGATATCGAAGCCAAGCTCCTCGCCGAAGACATCGTCGCCAATTACGCCATCGACGGCTACACGCTGGACTCCGCGAACACCCTCGCCGAAGTGGAACTCAAAAGCAAAGGTTCGCAAAACTACATCAAGAACTATCTAGGCGCCATCCAGAACGCCTCGCAGCCCCTCACCGAAGAGCGCCTTTTCAACTGGCATTCCGCGATGGGCCAGAACAAAGTCTTAAAGTTTCGCGAAGTTCCGAACGAAGTGCAAACGACCATCGACGAAAAGCAACTCCATTTTGTAGGCCCGAACCCGGAACGTCTCCAAAGCGAAATGGAAAACTTTTTATCGTGGTTTGAAAGCGCTAATATAGATGGGGTGATTAAAGCCGCAATTGCACATTTTTGGTTCATCACGATTCGCCCCTTCGCCGATGCCAACGGCAGACTCGCCCGCGCCATCACGGCCATGCAACTCGCCCGTACCGAGAACACGACGCATTGCCAATACGCACTAAACAAACAAATTAACATTCATAAAAGCGACTACTTCAAGATTCTCGCACGCACGCAAGCCGCAAGCGGCGACCTCACCGAATGGATTTTATGGTTCCTGCAAATGATGCGAAACGCCATCAAAGATAGCGAACAACTTTTCGCCTCAGAAATCAGCCGCATCCAGTTCCGCAGCGCCCACGCAAACGACACATTCAGCGCCCGCGAACAGCAGCTCCTCGACGAAATCATGGCAGGCCGCCTCGCGCAGCCCTTCACCGCAAAAGAAGCCGCAGCGCTCTTCAACGCAAGCCACGACACCGCCCTCCGCGAAATACAAAGCCTCATGGACAAAGGAATCCTCGAGACAAATAAAAAAGGCGGCCGCAGCATGCGATACCGCCTTGTCGACAATCATCCCTGA
- a CDS encoding putative phage abortive infection protein: MSKKMVIFLIFLSLIMWVLPYFLYGGDDGYVFFYRKVKLEQPNNYPNYYISLLCPLATFFGALGTFLAFFVQYKANLNLQEKDEKQQKQIEAEQQNKMREDVVSRFYELLKLHKNNVDTFSWNECVDDYKVSLDSEGRGPENGIFVEKRGNQIFNYLLIEFDLIYLLLKHEKGLGKDLVNKAYDCFYKSVKNDNLNVLLKSISDFLKFSVTEANFIESCKSAIENLDSDLEEVLKRIFKKRGYFINKKLGDGYIETMNHYYRHLYMVVKYVVNSDLTYSHKRELLRVLRAQMTRQEQAMLFYNWVSGCGSQWEEPNEKGNHFFSDYRMIHNLVPWDLIFVRDFCLDVRIRNELNLKYDGKEKLDEIKFVASFVEALKTKIHQINSKKWKYEKENDKLFEFEDWYDEERTQFGESLYDMRVEKKYYKFYNRKGKKFLMVEKNSVADIVDKIYREKFDVKSVEIIDGTSINDEMIDNIKRDGYVIRNCNG; encoded by the coding sequence ATGTCTAAAAAAATGGTAATTTTTTTGATTTTTCTCTCCTTGATTATGTGGGTTTTGCCTTACTTTTTGTATGGTGGGGATGACGGTTATGTTTTCTTCTATAGAAAAGTAAAACTAGAACAACCAAATAACTATCCAAACTATTATATCAGCCTGTTATGCCCTTTAGCTACGTTTTTTGGAGCGCTGGGTACGTTTTTGGCTTTTTTTGTTCAGTATAAGGCAAACCTCAATTTACAAGAAAAAGATGAAAAACAACAAAAGCAAATTGAAGCAGAGCAACAAAATAAAATGCGAGAAGACGTTGTATCGCGATTTTATGAACTGTTGAAACTTCACAAAAATAATGTTGATACGTTTTCGTGGAATGAATGTGTTGATGATTATAAGGTAAGTCTCGATTCTGAAGGAAGAGGACCTGAAAATGGAATCTTTGTTGAAAAACGAGGAAACCAAATATTCAATTATTTGCTTATAGAATTTGATTTGATATACCTCCTTTTGAAACACGAAAAAGGTCTTGGAAAAGATCTTGTAAATAAGGCATATGATTGTTTCTATAAATCAGTGAAAAATGATAATTTAAACGTTTTGTTAAAAAGTATTTCAGATTTTTTGAAATTTTCTGTGACGGAGGCAAATTTTATTGAGTCATGTAAAAGTGCGATTGAAAATTTAGATTCTGATTTGGAAGAGGTTTTAAAAAGGATTTTTAAAAAAAGAGGATATTTTATAAATAAAAAATTAGGTGATGGATATATTGAAACTATGAATCATTATTATCGTCATTTATACATGGTTGTGAAATATGTTGTAAACAGTGATTTGACATATTCACACAAGAGAGAACTGTTACGTGTTTTAAGAGCTCAAATGACACGACAAGAACAAGCGATGCTTTTTTATAATTGGGTTTCAGGATGCGGAAGTCAATGGGAAGAACCTAATGAGAAAGGAAATCATTTTTTTTCCGATTATAGAATGATTCATAATCTTGTGCCATGGGATTTGATTTTTGTTAGGGATTTCTGTCTTGATGTCAGAATAAGAAATGAATTGAATTTGAAGTATGATGGAAAAGAAAAATTGGATGAAATTAAATTTGTTGCGTCGTTTGTGGAGGCTTTAAAGACAAAAATCCATCAAATAAATTCAAAAAAATGGAAGTATGAAAAGGAAAATGATAAATTATTTGAATTTGAGGATTGGTACGATGAAGAAAGAACTCAATTTGGAGAATCCTTATACGATATGAGAGTTGAAAAAAAATATTATAAATTTTATAATAGAAAGGGAAAAAAGTTTTTAATGGTTGAAAAAAATAGTGTTGCTGACATTGTGGATAAAATATATCGCGAAAAATTTGATGTTAAGTCTGTAGAGATTATTGATGGCACTTCCATAAACGATGAAATGATTGATAATATAAAGAGAGATGGTTATGTCATTCGTAATTGTAATGGGTAA
- a CDS encoding RloB family protein — MKKLSLEEIAQEEELHAKRIEQESQTKERFVKLTFLIATEGTQTEPNYFNALKAELDKTNRFNINITVQGKGKSTTALVNKVHRQIEYNHQEYDRVWVVFDRDEFPDFDEAIQQAAEHKINCAWSNESFELWLLLHFKEVSKHTSRKDLCDLLEDAIRNELHKKDPNALYDYSKGDSQIYEHITKLGNEADAFTRAEALRNNFKDSTNAPSSQNPCTHVDELIFELRNPELTAENVREEEKN, encoded by the coding sequence ATGAAAAAACTCTCGTTAGAAGAAATTGCACAGGAAGAAGAACTACACGCCAAACGAATTGAGCAAGAATCGCAAACCAAAGAGCGATTCGTAAAGCTCACTTTTTTGATTGCAACTGAAGGCACGCAGACTGAGCCGAATTATTTCAACGCACTCAAAGCGGAACTCGACAAAACGAACCGTTTCAACATAAATATTACTGTACAAGGCAAAGGGAAATCGACAACAGCCCTTGTCAACAAAGTTCATCGCCAGATAGAATATAACCACCAAGAATACGACCGCGTCTGGGTCGTATTTGACCGGGATGAATTCCCCGATTTTGACGAAGCCATCCAACAAGCCGCAGAACACAAAATCAATTGCGCGTGGTCAAACGAAAGTTTTGAACTTTGGCTGCTACTGCATTTCAAAGAAGTTTCTAAACACACGAGTCGCAAAGATCTTTGCGACTTGCTAGAAGACGCTATCCGTAACGAATTGCACAAAAAAGACCCGAACGCTCTCTACGACTACTCCAAAGGCGATTCCCAAATTTACGAGCACATAACAAAACTCGGCAATGAAGCTGACGCATTTACAAGAGCCGAGGCCCTTAGGAATAATTTCAAAGATTCAACAAATGCACCAAGTTCGCAAAATCCTTGCACACACGTTGATGAACTTATATTTGAATTGAGAAATCCGGAACTGACGGCAGAGAATGTTCGGGAAGAAGAAAAGAACTAA
- a CDS encoding 50S ribosomal protein L11 methyltransferase encodes MQKIDTWYKAQGNCPDEEYEIASYLLFEAGVATLEELDPVTAGRTEFCFYTGDKAERDRIVAEFPQYNFVVTEEPAKDWDKWWRDRAQPVAVSEHLWVRPPWVEFTPEDPEAVVLELEAKTAFGTGEHETTSSCAALMENIDFKGKTVLDIGTGTGILAMFARRKGASLAVGTEIDPLTIPCIAENFERNGFGESDCVLGFLDAFKDGTKFDVILCNMIRSELWPLRDDIEDLLAEGGELIISGQLEVEKDYILKWFDEAGFKVSVERTKGEWWSVLARS; translated from the coding sequence ATGCAGAAAATTGATACTTGGTACAAGGCTCAGGGCAACTGCCCCGATGAAGAATATGAAATTGCAAGTTACCTGCTTTTCGAGGCGGGTGTTGCAACGCTCGAAGAACTCGATCCGGTGACTGCTGGTCGTACGGAGTTCTGTTTTTATACGGGCGACAAGGCGGAACGTGACCGCATCGTGGCGGAATTTCCGCAGTACAACTTTGTTGTAACTGAAGAGCCTGCGAAGGATTGGGACAAGTGGTGGCGCGACCGTGCGCAGCCTGTGGCTGTGAGCGAGCATCTTTGGGTGCGTCCACCTTGGGTGGAGTTTACGCCGGAAGATCCTGAAGCGGTTGTCTTGGAACTTGAGGCAAAGACTGCATTTGGAACGGGCGAGCACGAGACGACGAGTAGCTGTGCTGCGCTCATGGAAAATATCGATTTTAAGGGCAAGACTGTTCTCGACATTGGAACGGGAACGGGCATCTTGGCGATGTTTGCTCGTCGCAAGGGCGCAAGCCTTGCTGTGGGTACAGAAATCGACCCGCTCACGATTCCCTGCATTGCGGAAAACTTTGAACGCAATGGTTTTGGTGAAAGCGACTGCGTGCTCGGATTCCTGGATGCGTTCAAGGATGGAACGAAGTTCGACGTGATTCTCTGCAACATGATTCGCAGCGAGCTTTGGCCGCTCCGCGACGACATCGAAGATTTGCTCGCCGAAGGCGGTGAACTGATCATCAGCGGTCAGCTCGAAGTCGAAAAGGATTACATCCTCAAGTGGTTTGATGAAGCCGGCTTCAAAGTCTCCGTCGAACGCACCAAAGGCGAATGGTGGAGCGTGCTTGCGCGCTCCTAA
- a CDS encoding ATP/GTP-binding protein: MLVSFTVGNFRSFKENKTFSMKATSIQELKEFVREDNNFKLLPSIAIYGANSSGKSNLLSAIGMMKKILLSSVKTNPTEELKTDPFKLDELYPQKPTFFEVVFTSGDDTYKYGFEYSPRKINREWLYTIKNDKEKPLFVRNDEGIGITKEFPEGNGKEEATVENRLFLSLVAQLNGKISKSIMGWFEDLRVTSGVKDDDFKNFSIKYLFANNEKSKKATDFLKGMDLGFSSIREAETGLKKYASDNITGIEALLKFIPDELNNALKFPTLETGHIVRKKDGQPSEAFFSNDEMESEGTKKIINMSGPIIDTLEKGGIIVIDEFDAKLHPLLTKKIIEIFNSPETNPNKAQLIFATHDTNLLSNKIFRRDQIWFAEKNREDESTDIYPLSEIKEQNGEKIRQDRVYEKDYINGRYGAIPFLRS, encoded by the coding sequence ATGCTTGTATCATTCACCGTAGGAAATTTCCGCTCGTTTAAAGAGAACAAGACCTTTTCCATGAAGGCCACCTCCATTCAGGAACTCAAGGAATTCGTACGCGAAGATAACAACTTCAAACTGCTACCATCTATAGCCATTTACGGAGCGAATTCCAGCGGCAAAAGCAATTTGCTTTCGGCTATAGGAATGATGAAAAAGATTCTGCTTTCCTCTGTTAAGACAAACCCAACAGAAGAACTGAAAACCGATCCTTTTAAATTAGACGAGCTTTATCCGCAAAAACCGACTTTTTTCGAAGTCGTATTCACATCGGGAGACGACACCTACAAGTATGGCTTTGAATATAGTCCAAGAAAAATTAATAGAGAGTGGCTGTATACAATCAAAAACGATAAGGAAAAACCTCTTTTTGTTCGAAATGATGAAGGAATTGGTATAACCAAGGAATTTCCTGAAGGAAACGGCAAGGAAGAGGCAACAGTCGAAAACCGTTTATTTTTGTCTCTTGTAGCACAGTTGAATGGGAAAATATCAAAATCTATAATGGGATGGTTTGAAGATTTAAGAGTCACTTCCGGCGTAAAGGACGACGATTTTAAAAATTTCTCAATAAAATATTTGTTCGCAAACAACGAAAAATCGAAAAAAGCAACAGATTTTCTTAAAGGAATGGATTTAGGATTTTCTAGCATCAGAGAAGCCGAAACGGGATTAAAAAAGTACGCTAGCGACAATATTACAGGAATAGAAGCTTTATTAAAATTCATTCCAGACGAACTAAACAATGCTTTGAAATTTCCAACACTCGAAACAGGGCATATTGTTCGAAAAAAAGATGGGCAACCAAGCGAAGCCTTCTTTTCTAACGATGAAATGGAATCAGAAGGAACGAAAAAAATCATCAATATGTCAGGACCGATTATAGACACGCTTGAAAAGGGCGGAATAATCGTTATTGATGAATTTGACGCCAAGCTCCACCCCCTACTCACCAAGAAAATCATTGAAATATTTAATTCTCCCGAAACAAACCCGAACAAGGCCCAACTGATATTCGCGACACACGACACAAACTTGCTCAGCAACAAAATTTTCCGCAGAGACCAAATTTGGTTTGCAGAAAAGAACCGCGAAGACGAATCAACCGACATTTATCCGCTTAGCGAGATCAAGGAACAAAATGGAGAAAAGATAAGACAAGATAGAGTTTACGAAAAAGACTATATCAACGGCAGATACGGCGCAATTCCATTCTTAAGGAGTTAA